The proteins below are encoded in one region of Diorhabda carinulata isolate Delta chromosome 3, icDioCari1.1, whole genome shotgun sequence:
- the LOC130891262 gene encoding translocator protein-like gives MIQLNWRALLFIILPNIGGIAGAFITISSIESWYENLIKPNWRPPNWAFGPVWTILYSGMGYASYLVYRDGGGFNGAAKLPLIVYGTNLAANWAWTPIFFGKKDPQLALIELQLVNVTAIGMVYLFYKIKPTAGYLIVPYCLWLGVATALNYCIWRDN, from the exons atgatacaGCTAAATTGGCGTGcccttttatttattattttaccaAACATTGGCGGTATCGCCGGCGCTTTTATTACAATAAGTAGTATCGAATCATGGTAtgagaatttaataaaaccAAACTGGAGACCTCCAAACTGGGCGTTTGGTCCTGTTTGGACAATCTTGTATAGTGGAATGGGATACGCTTCATATTTGGTATACAGAGATGGAGGAGGCTTTAATG GAGCAGCAAAGCTACCACTAATAGTTTATGGAACTAATCTAGCAGCTAATTGGGCTTGGACACCAATATTCTTTGGTAAAAAAGACCCACAACTG gCACTTATTGAACTGCAGCTTGTAAACGTTACTGCTATTGGTATGGTAtatcttttctataaaattaaacCAACTGCTGGTTACTTAATTGTACCATATTGTCTTTGGCTGGGTGTTGCAACAGCTTTGAATTATTGCATTTGGAGGGATAACTGA